From Longimicrobium sp., a single genomic window includes:
- a CDS encoding RelA/SpoT family protein — translation MATSAPAVLEGDALEHARAILPPHLFASIESYAVRLDLELVTRAYEFSSVAHAGQKRRSGEDYVTHCVEVAAILGDLHLDSVTIASALIHDVVEDTPATIDDVREAFGDEVATVVDGLTKLAKVQFRTSTEQQVENFRKLLLSMAQDARVILVKLADRLHNMRTLDYLSEEKRRRIALETREIYAPLAHRLGVATIKWELEDLCFKFLEPDAYRDLAKKISEKRREREELVERMREPLQSELLEAGIDAEVTGRPKHLWSIYRKMVRRQKSYEEIYDLMAMRVIVETVTDCYHALGVIHNRWTPLTERFHDYIATPKSNMYRSLHTTIFGPGGRLYEIQIRTREMHRTAEYGIAAHWKYKEGRATDDVDETLTWFRQVLEWQQETKEPEEFMEFLR, via the coding sequence ATGGCCACCTCCGCCCCCGCCGTGCTGGAAGGCGACGCGCTGGAGCACGCGCGCGCCATCCTCCCGCCGCACCTGTTCGCGAGCATCGAGAGCTACGCCGTCCGGCTGGACCTGGAGCTGGTGACGCGCGCGTACGAGTTCAGCAGCGTGGCGCACGCGGGGCAGAAGCGCCGCTCGGGCGAGGACTACGTCACCCACTGCGTGGAGGTGGCCGCCATCCTGGGCGACCTGCACCTGGACTCGGTGACCATCGCCAGCGCGCTGATCCACGACGTGGTCGAGGACACACCCGCCACCATCGACGACGTGCGCGAGGCGTTCGGTGACGAGGTGGCCACGGTGGTCGACGGGCTGACCAAGCTGGCCAAGGTGCAGTTCCGCACCAGCACCGAGCAGCAGGTTGAGAACTTCCGCAAGCTGCTGCTCTCGATGGCGCAGGACGCCCGGGTGATTTTGGTGAAGCTGGCCGACCGGCTGCACAACATGCGCACGCTGGACTACCTCTCCGAGGAGAAGCGGCGCCGCATCGCGCTGGAAACGCGCGAGATCTACGCGCCGCTGGCGCACCGGCTGGGCGTGGCCACCATCAAGTGGGAGCTCGAGGACCTGTGCTTCAAGTTCCTGGAGCCCGACGCCTACCGCGACCTGGCCAAGAAGATCAGCGAGAAGCGGCGCGAGCGCGAGGAGCTGGTGGAGCGCATGCGCGAGCCGCTGCAGTCCGAGCTGCTCGAGGCGGGGATCGACGCCGAGGTCACCGGACGCCCCAAGCACCTGTGGTCCATCTACCGCAAGATGGTGCGGCGGCAGAAGAGCTACGAGGAGATCTACGACCTGATGGCCATGCGGGTGATCGTGGAGACGGTCACCGACTGCTACCACGCGCTGGGGGTGATCCACAACCGCTGGACGCCGCTGACGGAGCGGTTCCACGACTACATCGCCACGCCGAAGAGCAACATGTACCGGTCGCTGCACACGACCATCTTCGGCCCCGGCGGGCGGCTGTACGAGATCCAGATCCGCACGCGCGAGATGCACCGCACCGCCGAGTACGGCATCGCGGCGCACTGGAAGTACAAGGAGGGGCGCGCCACCGACGACGTGGACGAGACGCTGACCTGGTTCCGCCAGGTGCTGGAGTGGCAGCAGGAGACGAAGGAGCCGGAGGAGTTCATGGAATTCCTCCGC
- the radC gene encoding RadC family protein has protein sequence MHFTIKQWPADDRPRERVRALGVRALSTRELLALLVETGQPPRDGRPGRTALELATDLLAAFHGEDGGDSLRRLMSTPLCVLAGRVAGIGEAKAGRILAALELGRRAAEEARPGRVRVQDARDVYERFRFRMRDMDQEEFHILVLNVQNEILREVFISRGTLDASLVHAREVFRHALHDGAASIVLVHNHPSGEPAPSPDDRLITWELVQAGDLLGVPVSDHVIIGEGRYFSFGERGQLRQGAEAPRALAAA, from the coding sequence ATGCACTTCACGATCAAGCAGTGGCCCGCCGACGACCGTCCGCGCGAGCGGGTGCGCGCGCTGGGAGTGCGGGCGCTGTCCACCCGCGAGCTGCTGGCGCTGCTGGTGGAAACCGGGCAGCCGCCCCGCGATGGCCGGCCCGGGCGCACCGCGCTGGAGCTGGCCACCGACCTCCTGGCCGCCTTCCACGGCGAGGACGGCGGCGATTCGCTGCGGCGCCTGATGAGCACGCCGCTGTGCGTGCTGGCGGGCCGCGTCGCCGGGATCGGCGAGGCCAAGGCCGGGCGTATCCTGGCCGCGCTGGAGCTGGGGCGCCGCGCCGCCGAAGAGGCGCGCCCCGGGCGCGTGCGCGTGCAGGACGCCCGCGACGTGTACGAGCGCTTCCGCTTCCGCATGCGCGACATGGACCAGGAAGAGTTCCACATCCTGGTCCTGAACGTCCAGAACGAGATCCTCCGCGAGGTTTTCATCAGCCGCGGCACCCTCGACGCCTCGCTGGTGCACGCCCGCGAGGTGTTCCGCCACGCGCTGCACGACGGCGCCGCCTCCATCGTGCTGGTGCACAACCACCCCAGCGGTGAGCCGGCGCCCTCGCCCGACGACCGCCTGATCACCTGGGAGCTGGTGCAGGCCGGCGACCTGCTGGGCGTGCCCGTCTCGGACCACGTGATCATCGGCGAGGGGCGCTACTTCTCGTTCGGCGAGCGCGGCCAGCTGCGCCAGGGGGCGGAGGCACCCCGGGCGCTCGCGGCGGCGTAG
- the secA gene encoding preprotein translocase subunit SecA, with protein sequence MLKSVIRAVFGTRHQRELKRLQPIVDEINRHFERLQGVSEEELKAQTDKFRAYIREATADLQAEVDELREKKRSSESAAEREQLAVDMGRVEKELKSATEAALDEILPEAFATVKAACARLVGTEVAVTGQALTWDMVPYDVQLIGGIVLHQGKVAEMATGEGKTLVATLPLYLNALTGRGAHLVTVNSYLAQRDSEWMGHVYRYLGLTVGCIDLHEPNGPERREAYHADITYGTNNEYGFDYLRDNMVHALEQRVQRAHAYAIVDEVDSVLIDEARTPLIISGPVGNETNEAYARYNPSVADLFRRQTRIVNELIAQAEKDIAAGDPYSAGERLFLARRGTPRNKRLLKLLSDDPGLVKTIGKVERDYMQEKKVHELEEQLLFSMDEKGHNVHLTDQGLDVLAPGEHDAFIVPDISEEVHRVEIDPELGVDEKRDAIAALEREYAEKSEKIHVIHQLLKAYTLFNKDEQYVIQNGEVMIVDEFTGRMMQGRRWSDGLHQAVEAKEAVSVKAETQTMATITIQNYFRMYDKLGGMTGTAETEEGEFHQIYGLDVMVIPTNRPVQRDDRHDLVYKTKREKLNAIITEAQRLHAMELPVLVGTVSVDVSETLSRMLKRAGVPHEVLNAKQHQREAEIVARAGQPGAVTIATNMAGRGTDIKLGPGVTDPRTVAWLKERGVDLKLVGTLPDPEQSEDLSAKPDDYLVESGGLHIIGSERHESRRIDRQLRGRAGRQGDPGASEFFLSLEDDLMRLFGSDRIAGIMDRLGAQEGEVITHPWITNSISGAQQRVEMQNFEARKRLLDYDDVMNQQREVIYDLRTFALEGGGELQGEVWEMIERSLPPIVDEYTEGAHPEEWDLAGLRQRLTLDFFLTADRFPGPDGEGGDDFESRQEVADYVQELAHEAYHRKLDQFGEAGDAVLRFIVLSTIDEKWKDHLYDLDHLKASIGFRGWGQKDPLVEYKAEAYDMFESLMRDLYLSVARFAFRAQIAPPEQAPPPPPLFYGGPGQPGEPVEASYGGEETPAPEAPPAPRPRSSLGINPYAAVPPSARQLRTNREEAGAAKPAAQAAVGRNDPCPCGSGKKYKNCHGRG encoded by the coding sequence ATGTTGAAGAGCGTGATCCGGGCGGTGTTCGGCACGCGCCACCAGCGCGAGCTGAAGCGCCTGCAGCCGATCGTGGACGAGATCAACCGCCACTTCGAGCGCCTGCAGGGCGTGAGCGAAGAAGAGCTGAAGGCGCAGACCGACAAGTTCCGCGCCTACATCCGCGAGGCCACGGCCGACCTGCAGGCCGAGGTCGACGAGCTGCGCGAGAAGAAGCGCAGCTCCGAGAGCGCCGCCGAGCGCGAGCAGCTGGCGGTGGACATGGGGCGCGTGGAGAAGGAGCTGAAGAGCGCCACCGAGGCCGCGCTCGACGAGATCCTTCCCGAGGCCTTCGCCACCGTGAAGGCGGCGTGCGCGCGGCTGGTGGGCACCGAGGTGGCCGTCACCGGCCAGGCCCTCACCTGGGACATGGTGCCCTACGACGTGCAGCTGATCGGCGGGATCGTGCTGCACCAGGGGAAGGTGGCCGAGATGGCGACGGGCGAGGGGAAGACCCTGGTCGCCACCCTGCCGCTGTACCTGAACGCGCTCACCGGCCGCGGCGCGCACCTGGTGACGGTGAACAGCTACCTGGCCCAGCGCGACAGCGAGTGGATGGGCCACGTGTACCGCTATCTGGGGCTGACGGTGGGGTGCATCGACCTGCACGAGCCCAACGGCCCGGAGCGGCGCGAGGCCTACCACGCCGACATCACCTACGGCACCAACAACGAGTACGGCTTCGACTACCTGCGCGACAACATGGTGCACGCGCTGGAGCAGCGCGTGCAGCGCGCCCACGCCTACGCCATCGTCGACGAGGTCGACAGCGTGCTGATCGACGAGGCGCGCACGCCGCTCATCATCAGCGGCCCCGTGGGCAACGAGACCAACGAGGCGTACGCGCGCTACAACCCGTCGGTGGCCGACCTCTTCCGCCGGCAGACGCGCATCGTGAACGAGCTGATCGCGCAGGCCGAGAAGGACATCGCCGCGGGCGACCCCTACTCGGCCGGCGAGCGGCTGTTCCTGGCTCGCCGCGGCACCCCGCGCAACAAGCGCCTGCTGAAGCTGCTTTCCGACGACCCCGGGCTGGTGAAGACCATCGGCAAGGTCGAGCGCGACTACATGCAGGAAAAGAAGGTGCACGAGCTGGAGGAGCAGCTCCTGTTCTCGATGGACGAGAAGGGGCACAACGTGCACCTGACCGACCAGGGGCTGGACGTGCTGGCGCCGGGCGAGCACGACGCGTTCATCGTGCCCGACATCAGCGAGGAGGTGCACCGCGTGGAGATCGACCCCGAGCTGGGGGTCGACGAGAAGCGCGACGCCATTGCCGCGCTGGAGCGCGAGTACGCGGAGAAGAGCGAGAAGATCCACGTCATCCACCAGCTGCTGAAGGCGTACACGCTCTTCAACAAGGACGAGCAGTACGTCATCCAGAACGGCGAGGTGATGATCGTGGACGAGTTCACCGGCCGCATGATGCAGGGCCGGCGCTGGTCCGACGGGCTGCACCAGGCGGTGGAGGCCAAGGAGGCGGTCTCGGTGAAGGCCGAGACGCAGACCATGGCCACCATCACCATCCAGAACTACTTCCGCATGTACGACAAGCTCGGCGGCATGACGGGCACCGCCGAGACCGAGGAGGGCGAGTTCCACCAGATCTACGGGCTGGACGTGATGGTGATCCCCACCAACCGCCCCGTCCAGCGCGACGACCGCCACGACCTGGTCTACAAGACCAAGCGCGAGAAGCTGAACGCCATCATCACCGAGGCGCAGCGGCTGCACGCCATGGAGCTCCCCGTCCTGGTCGGCACGGTGTCGGTCGACGTCTCCGAGACGCTGTCGCGGATGCTGAAGCGCGCCGGGGTGCCGCACGAGGTGCTGAACGCCAAGCAGCACCAGCGCGAGGCCGAGATCGTGGCGCGCGCCGGGCAGCCGGGGGCCGTGACCATCGCCACGAACATGGCCGGGCGCGGCACCGACATCAAGCTGGGGCCGGGCGTTACCGATCCGCGCACGGTGGCGTGGCTGAAGGAGCGCGGGGTGGACCTGAAGCTGGTGGGCACCCTGCCGGACCCGGAGCAGAGCGAGGACCTGTCGGCCAAGCCCGACGACTACCTGGTCGAGTCGGGCGGGCTGCACATCATCGGCAGCGAGCGGCATGAGAGCCGGCGCATCGACCGGCAGCTGCGCGGCCGAGCGGGCCGCCAGGGCGACCCGGGCGCCAGCGAGTTCTTCCTGTCGCTGGAAGACGACCTGATGCGCCTGTTCGGCTCCGACCGCATCGCCGGGATCATGGACCGGCTGGGCGCGCAGGAGGGCGAGGTCATCACCCACCCGTGGATCACCAACTCGATCTCGGGCGCGCAGCAGCGGGTGGAGATGCAGAACTTCGAGGCGCGCAAGCGGCTGCTGGACTACGACGACGTGATGAACCAGCAGCGCGAGGTGATCTACGACCTGCGCACCTTCGCGCTGGAAGGCGGCGGCGAGCTGCAGGGCGAGGTGTGGGAGATGATCGAGCGGTCGCTGCCGCCGATCGTCGACGAGTACACCGAGGGCGCGCACCCCGAGGAGTGGGACCTGGCGGGGCTGCGGCAGCGGCTGACGCTGGACTTCTTCCTCACCGCCGACCGCTTTCCCGGCCCCGACGGCGAGGGAGGCGACGACTTCGAGAGCCGCCAGGAGGTCGCCGACTACGTGCAGGAGCTGGCGCACGAGGCCTACCACCGCAAGCTCGACCAGTTCGGCGAGGCGGGCGACGCGGTGCTGCGCTTCATCGTGCTGTCCACGATCGACGAGAAGTGGAAGGACCACCTCTACGACCTGGACCACCTGAAGGCGTCGATCGGGTTCCGCGGGTGGGGGCAGAAGGACCCGCTGGTGGAGTACAAGGCCGAGGCGTACGACATGTTCGAGTCGCTGATGCGCGACCTGTACCTGTCGGTGGCGCGCTTCGCCTTCCGCGCGCAGATCGCGCCGCCCGAGCAGGCGCCGCCCCCGCCGCCGCTTTTCTACGGCGGCCCCGGGCAGCCCGGCGAGCCGGTGGAGGCCAGCTACGGCGGCGAGGAGACCCCCGCCCCCGAGGCGCCGCCGGCCCCGCGCCCGCGCTCGTCGCTGGGGATCAACCCGTACGCGGCGGTTCCCCCCTCCGCGCGGCAGCTGCGCACCAACCGCGAGGAAGCCGGCGCCGCGAAGCCCGCCGCGCAGGCGGCGGTGGGGCGCAACGACCCGTGCCCCTGCGGGAGCGGGAAGAAGTACAAGAACTGCCACGGGCGGGGCTGA
- the nadD gene encoding nicotinate-nucleotide adenylyltransferase encodes MATGAEGGAARLGVFGGTFDPPHLGHLVAASDAALALKLDRVLWIPAAVHPFKLGAVAAPPEARLEMVRAAVAGDERFEACDLELRRAGPSYTVATLRELHARHPGAELFFLTGADNLRELPQWREPDEVVRLARLVVVSRGGEGVPAGLAYPAMAVPVTRVDVSSTEVRRRIGAGQTVRYLVPQAVREVIARLGLYQTNL; translated from the coding sequence GTGGCCACGGGGGCAGAGGGCGGCGCGGCAAGGCTGGGCGTGTTCGGCGGCACCTTCGACCCGCCGCACCTGGGGCACCTGGTGGCCGCCTCGGACGCCGCGCTGGCGCTGAAGCTGGACCGCGTGCTGTGGATCCCCGCCGCGGTGCACCCGTTCAAGCTGGGTGCCGTGGCGGCACCGCCCGAGGCCCGGCTGGAGATGGTGCGCGCGGCGGTCGCGGGCGACGAGCGCTTCGAGGCGTGCGACCTGGAGCTGCGCCGTGCCGGTCCGAGCTACACGGTGGCCACGCTCCGGGAGCTGCACGCGCGGCACCCCGGAGCGGAGCTTTTCTTCCTGACCGGCGCCGACAACCTGCGCGAGCTCCCGCAGTGGCGCGAGCCCGACGAGGTGGTGCGGCTGGCGCGGCTGGTGGTGGTGTCGCGCGGCGGCGAGGGAGTGCCCGCGGGGCTCGCGTATCCCGCCATGGCGGTGCCGGTCACGCGGGTCGACGTGTCGAGCACCGAGGTGCGGCGCCGCATCGGCGCGGGGCAGACGGTGCGGTACCTGGTGCCCCAGGCGGTGCGAGAGGTGATCGCGCGGCTGGGGCTGTACCAGACCAATCTCTAG
- a CDS encoding outer membrane protein assembly factor BamD, whose translation MTRTRLGRRLAPALMAALFLPACAVFKKELPLTPEMAYVRGMAAYQAHRYPRAAELIKRWVDANSAGDARMPQALLALGISHIHTGEYLTSASELLRLITDYPQQAEQQEARYRLCEAYHNLSPRAQLDQQYTETAITYCESFAQYYGATAQADTVRTWVKEMRDKMAYKSYLNGMFYYRRGAYDAAAIYFHDTANGFPDTPWAPASLARLVETYGRINYREEADEARQRLLRDFPQSAEARALSAAPAPAPADSAARTAASPAAPTP comes from the coding sequence ATGACCAGAACCCGACTCGGGCGCAGGCTCGCCCCCGCGCTCATGGCAGCGCTTTTCCTGCCCGCCTGCGCCGTCTTCAAGAAGGAGCTTCCGCTCACCCCGGAGATGGCGTACGTGCGCGGCATGGCCGCGTACCAGGCCCACCGCTATCCGCGCGCCGCGGAGCTCATCAAGCGGTGGGTGGACGCCAACTCGGCGGGCGACGCGCGCATGCCGCAGGCCCTGCTGGCGCTCGGGATCTCGCACATCCACACCGGCGAGTACCTGACCAGCGCCTCGGAGCTGCTGCGCCTCATCACCGACTACCCGCAGCAGGCCGAGCAGCAGGAGGCCCGCTACCGGCTGTGCGAGGCGTACCACAACCTGTCGCCGCGCGCGCAGCTGGACCAGCAGTACACCGAGACCGCCATCACCTACTGCGAGAGCTTCGCGCAGTACTACGGCGCGACGGCGCAGGCCGACACGGTGCGCACGTGGGTGAAGGAGATGCGCGACAAGATGGCGTACAAGTCGTACCTGAACGGGATGTTCTACTACCGCCGGGGTGCGTACGACGCCGCCGCCATCTACTTCCACGACACCGCCAACGGCTTTCCCGACACCCCCTGGGCGCCGGCGTCGCTGGCCCGGCTGGTGGAGACGTACGGCAGGATCAACTACCGCGAGGAGGCCGACGAGGCCCGCCAGCGGCTGCTGCGCGACTTCCCGCAGAGCGCCGAGGCGCGCGCGCTGTCGGCCGCGCCCGCGCCGGCGCCCGCCGACTCGGCGGCGCGCACCGCGGCCTCGCCCGCCGCGCCCACGCCGTAG
- a CDS encoding tetratricopeptide repeat protein: protein MALDPAVEQTIARAKESFARGAYVAALEDLQGVAERHPAFADVQNLIGLCLSLLGRGEEALPAFERATELNPGYVEAHLNRAITLNDLGRTDEARESFQRAAEADEEKSGGRFSSAAAAKLANMHAELGDTYAAAGAGDEALEEYRKAAALRPQFLDIRNKLARTLIELGRADEGVAELESILDRRASFVAARANLGLAHYRAGRLDDAEREWRRCEQQQPDNAQVSGYLGMLARQREAS, encoded by the coding sequence ATGGCGCTGGACCCTGCCGTCGAGCAGACGATCGCGCGGGCCAAGGAGAGCTTCGCGCGCGGCGCGTACGTGGCCGCGCTCGAGGACCTGCAGGGCGTGGCCGAGCGGCACCCGGCGTTCGCCGACGTGCAGAACCTGATCGGGCTGTGCCTGTCGCTGCTGGGGCGCGGCGAAGAGGCGCTGCCGGCCTTCGAGCGCGCCACCGAGCTGAACCCCGGCTACGTGGAGGCGCACCTGAACCGCGCCATCACGCTGAACGACCTGGGGCGCACCGACGAGGCGCGCGAAAGCTTCCAGCGCGCCGCCGAGGCCGACGAGGAGAAGTCGGGCGGGCGCTTCAGCAGCGCGGCGGCGGCCAAGCTGGCCAACATGCACGCCGAGCTGGGCGATACCTACGCCGCCGCCGGCGCGGGCGACGAGGCGCTGGAGGAGTACCGCAAGGCCGCGGCGCTGCGCCCGCAGTTCCTGGACATCCGCAACAAGCTGGCACGCACGCTGATCGAGCTGGGCCGCGCCGACGAAGGCGTGGCCGAGCTGGAGTCGATCCTGGACCGCCGCGCGTCGTTCGTGGCCGCCCGCGCCAACCTGGGGCTGGCGCACTACCGCGCCGGCCGCCTGGACGACGCCGAGCGCGAGTGGCGCCGGTGCGAGCAGCAGCAGCCGGACAACGCGCAGGTCTCCGGCTACCTGGGGATGCTGGCGAGGCAGCGCGAGGCGAGCTGA
- a CDS encoding cupin domain-containing protein codes for MTVPVTEPKIVPKPWGREIWYAHEERYAGKIIEVTRGHALSLQKHERKMETMYLLSGRLLYHFNGTDFEMAAGQCITVRPGDVHRVEALEDAVILEVSTPELDDVVRLEDRYGRAGT; via the coding sequence ATGACCGTTCCCGTCACCGAGCCCAAGATCGTCCCCAAGCCGTGGGGGCGCGAGATCTGGTACGCGCACGAGGAGCGCTACGCGGGAAAGATCATCGAGGTCACGCGCGGACACGCGCTGTCGCTGCAGAAGCACGAGCGGAAGATGGAGACCATGTACCTGCTCTCCGGCCGCCTGCTGTACCACTTCAACGGCACCGACTTCGAGATGGCGGCGGGGCAGTGCATCACCGTGCGCCCCGGCGACGTGCACCGCGTGGAGGCGCTGGAAGACGCGGTGATCCTCGAGGTGAGCACCCCCGAGCTGGACGACGTGGTGCGCCTGGAAGACCGCTACGGCCGCGCCGGCACCTGA
- a CDS encoding tyrosine-protein phosphatase: MIDFHNHLLPGVDDGAADLDETRAAMAEFRAQGATGIIVTPHFQASVAGRPEEMAGAMGALDAAWEAVRAMAAAEFPDLRLQRGVEVLLDTPTPDLSDPRIRLGGSALVLVEFPFFSVPPHAENVLFELKLRGWTPVIAHPERYSNLAADLAAAGEWKRMGAFLQVNAGSVLGKYGPEAAERAWGLLRGGLADYVCSDYHARGTLHTTAFLAALERAGGELQGRLLTRENPERLWRGEPPVAVPPLPGKPSVWQKLFRRG; the protein is encoded by the coding sequence GTGATCGACTTCCACAACCATCTCCTTCCCGGGGTGGACGACGGCGCGGCCGACCTGGACGAGACGCGCGCGGCCATGGCCGAGTTCCGGGCGCAGGGGGCCACGGGGATCATCGTCACCCCGCACTTCCAGGCCTCGGTGGCCGGCCGGCCGGAGGAGATGGCGGGCGCGATGGGGGCGCTGGACGCCGCGTGGGAGGCGGTGCGCGCCATGGCGGCGGCCGAGTTCCCCGATCTCCGCCTGCAGCGCGGGGTGGAGGTGCTGCTCGACACGCCCACCCCCGACCTTTCCGACCCCCGCATCCGGCTGGGAGGCAGCGCGCTGGTGCTGGTGGAGTTCCCCTTCTTCAGCGTTCCGCCCCACGCCGAGAACGTGCTGTTCGAGCTGAAGCTGCGCGGGTGGACGCCGGTGATCGCGCACCCCGAGCGCTACTCCAACCTGGCGGCGGACCTGGCCGCGGCGGGCGAGTGGAAGCGGATGGGGGCGTTCCTGCAGGTGAACGCCGGCTCGGTCCTGGGAAAGTACGGACCCGAGGCGGCCGAGCGGGCGTGGGGGCTGTTGAGGGGCGGGCTGGCGGATTATGTTTGCAGCGACTACCACGCCCGCGGAACGCTGCACACCACCGCCTTCCTGGCCGCGCTGGAGCGCGCCGGGGGAGAGCTGCAGGGGCGCCTGCTGACCCGCGAGAACCCCGAGCGCCTCTGGCGCGGCGAGCCGCCGGTCGCGGTGCCGCCGCTTCCCGGCAAGCCCTCGGTCTGGCAGAAGCTCTTCCGCCGCGGGTAG
- a CDS encoding SDR family NAD(P)-dependent oxidoreductase, with protein sequence MTIVVTGGAGFIGGHVCRRLLDRGERVAAVDSFDSFYDPAIKRAAVAELAASDRFRLVEADIRDPDAVAAGLAAAGAGPGEVAAIVHLAARAGVRPSLEQPEVYADVNLTGTAAMLELARRLGVRDFVFGSSSSVYGNSAPVPFREDDAAADPISPYAATKRGGELLCRTWNHLYGLSIVCLRFFTVYGPRQRPDLAIHKFARLMAEGRPIPLFGDGSTRRDYTYVDDIVQGVEAAVDFAAAHPGCFEVFNLGESDTVTLSRLVELLGEAMGVEPKIDRQPPQPGDVERTCADISRAREMLGYDPRTRIEDGIPRFVEWFRGSRGETP encoded by the coding sequence ATGACCATCGTGGTGACCGGCGGCGCCGGCTTCATCGGCGGCCACGTCTGCCGGCGGCTGCTGGACCGCGGCGAGCGCGTGGCCGCGGTCGACAGCTTCGACTCGTTCTACGACCCGGCCATCAAGCGCGCCGCGGTGGCCGAGCTGGCCGCGAGCGACCGCTTCCGCCTGGTGGAGGCCGACATCCGCGACCCGGATGCCGTCGCCGCGGGACTCGCCGCGGCGGGCGCCGGGCCGGGCGAGGTGGCGGCGATCGTGCACCTGGCCGCGCGCGCCGGGGTGCGCCCCTCGCTGGAGCAGCCCGAGGTCTACGCCGACGTGAACCTCACCGGCACGGCGGCCATGCTGGAGCTGGCGCGGCGGCTGGGGGTGCGCGACTTCGTCTTCGGCTCCAGCTCCAGCGTGTACGGGAACAGCGCGCCGGTACCCTTCCGCGAGGACGACGCGGCGGCCGACCCCATCTCTCCCTACGCGGCCACCAAGCGCGGGGGCGAGCTGCTGTGCCGCACCTGGAACCACCTGTACGGCCTCTCCATCGTCTGCCTGCGCTTCTTCACCGTGTACGGGCCCCGGCAGCGGCCGGACCTGGCGATCCACAAGTTCGCGCGGCTGATGGCCGAGGGGCGCCCCATCCCCCTCTTCGGCGACGGGTCCACGCGGCGCGACTACACCTACGTGGACGACATCGTGCAGGGGGTGGAGGCGGCGGTGGACTTCGCCGCGGCGCACCCCGGCTGCTTCGAGGTCTTCAACCTGGGCGAGAGCGACACCGTCACCCTCTCGCGCCTGGTGGAGCTGCTGGGCGAGGCGATGGGGGTGGAGCCGAAGATCGACCGCCAGCCGCCGCAGCCGGGCGACGTGGAGCGCACCTGCGCCGACATCTCCCGCGCGCGGGAGATGCTGGGGTACGACCCGCGGACGCGGATCGAGGACGGGATCCCGCGCTTCGTGGAGTGGTTCCGGGGCTCACGGGGAGAGACGCCGTGA
- a CDS encoding UDP-glucuronic acid decarboxylase family protein has translation MKVLITGAAGFLGSHLCDRFLAEGHQVVGMDNFITGHPDNIAHLFGRGDFSFVRHDVTNFIYVEGPLDGVLHFASPASPVDYLEQPIPTLKVGSLGTHKALGLAKAKGARFLLASTSEVYGDPLVHPQPESYWGHVNPVGPRGVYDEAKRFAEAMTMAYHRFHGVETRIVRIFNTYGPRMRPGDGRVVSNFIVQALRGEPLSVYGDGSQTRSFCYVDDLVEGIFRLFHSDRVDPTNIGNPIEFTVQQLADQVLEMIPGTGSVVQRHPLPEDDPKVRRPDITLAREVLGWEPRVPLREGLERTIPHFRTLVERHDLSARTL, from the coding sequence ATGAAGGTCCTCATCACCGGAGCCGCGGGGTTCCTGGGCTCGCACCTGTGCGACCGCTTCCTGGCCGAGGGGCACCAGGTGGTCGGGATGGACAACTTCATCACCGGCCACCCCGACAACATCGCGCACCTGTTCGGGCGCGGCGACTTCTCCTTCGTCCGGCACGACGTCACCAACTTCATCTACGTCGAGGGCCCGCTGGACGGGGTGCTGCACTTCGCCTCGCCCGCCTCGCCCGTCGACTACCTGGAGCAGCCGATTCCCACGCTGAAGGTAGGGTCGCTGGGGACGCACAAGGCGCTGGGGCTGGCCAAGGCCAAGGGCGCGCGCTTCCTGCTCGCCTCGACCAGCGAGGTGTACGGCGACCCGCTGGTGCACCCGCAGCCCGAGAGCTACTGGGGCCACGTGAACCCCGTGGGCCCGCGCGGGGTGTACGACGAGGCCAAGCGCTTCGCCGAGGCGATGACGATGGCCTACCACCGCTTCCACGGGGTGGAGACGCGCATCGTGCGCATCTTCAACACCTACGGCCCGCGGATGCGTCCCGGCGACGGGCGCGTGGTGAGCAACTTCATCGTGCAGGCGCTGCGCGGCGAGCCGCTCTCCGTCTACGGAGACGGGTCGCAGACGCGCTCGTTCTGCTACGTGGACGACCTGGTGGAGGGGATCTTCCGCCTCTTCCACTCCGACCGCGTGGACCCCACCAACATCGGCAACCCCATCGAATTCACCGTGCAGCAGCTGGCCGACCAGGTGCTGGAGATGATCCCGGGGACCGGCTCGGTCGTGCAGCGCCATCCCCTTCCCGAGGACGACCCCAAGGTGCGGCGCCCCGACATCACCCTCGCGCGCGAGGTGCTGGGGTGGGAGCCCAGGGTGCCGCTGCGCGAGGGGCTGGAGCGCACCATCCCCCACTTTCGCACGCTGGTGGAGCGGCACGACCTGTCCGCCCGCACGCTCTAG